One genomic window of Candidatus Campbellbacteria bacterium includes the following:
- a CDS encoding FAD-dependent oxidoreductase, giving the protein MSYDLVIIGGGPAGTSAGVYAARKQIKTLLITETFGGQSIVSPEIQNWIGDISVSGVELAKRFRKHLEAYAKDHLTIKTSSKVTSIQKNGDSFIIKDSKGEEVQTTFVFISSGAGRRKLEGIEGAEELEHKGLTYCASCDGPFFADKDVVVIGGGNAGFETAAQLLAYTKSVTLLQRSDRYKADKITVEKVLANPKMTGILNAGIKKVEGQDKVTGVVYTDRESGEDKKLDAEGVFVEIGLITQTEFLSKDLLEFDEYGRIVVDPKNQRSSTDGIWAAGDCSNGLYHQNNIAAGDAVKAVEDIYIQLTKKK; this is encoded by the coding sequence ATGTCTTACGATTTGGTAATTATAGGTGGAGGACCGGCAGGAACTTCAGCAGGTGTTTATGCCGCAAGGAAGCAGATAAAAACACTTTTGATAACAGAAACATTTGGCGGACAAAGTATTGTCTCCCCTGAGATTCAGAACTGGATAGGAGATATCTCAGTTTCTGGAGTTGAGCTCGCAAAAAGATTTAGAAAACACTTAGAGGCGTATGCAAAAGATCACTTGACGATAAAAACTTCTTCTAAAGTTACATCCATTCAAAAAAATGGCGACTCTTTTATAATAAAAGACTCTAAGGGCGAAGAAGTCCAAACAACATTTGTTTTTATTTCATCTGGTGCGGGCAGAAGAAAATTGGAAGGTATTGAGGGAGCAGAAGAACTGGAGCATAAGGGGCTTACATATTGTGCCAGTTGTGACGGACCATTTTTTGCAGACAAAGATGTTGTGGTTATCGGAGGTGGAAACGCTGGTTTTGAGACAGCAGCACAGCTTTTAGCATATACAAAGAGCGTAACCTTGCTACAACGCTCAGACAGATACAAAGCGGATAAAATAACTGTTGAGAAAGTTCTTGCAAACCCAAAGATGACAGGGATATTGAATGCTGGAATAAAAAAAGTGGAAGGACAGGATAAAGTAACTGGGGTTGTCTATACAGACAGAGAAAGTGGTGAAGATAAAAAACTTGATGCAGAAGGTGTTTTTGTTGAGATAGGTCTTATAACGCAAACAGAATTTCTCTCTAAAGATCTTTTGGAATTTGATGAATATGGAAGAATTGTTGTTGATCCAAAAAACCAAAGATCAAGTACAGACGGAATATGGGCGGCAGGAGATTGTTCAAACGGACTATACCATCAGAACAACATAGCCGCCGGGGATGCAGTAAAAGCCGTTGAGGACATTTACATACAACTCACAAAGAAAAAATAA
- a CDS encoding DUF192 domain-containing protein, giving the protein MKLFTLSLIFTIFLASVFSLPTMAVTNNSSVTINDAKIFVDVADTPLLRIRHINGRYYLKKDSGVFLIFDKEQKYGFLATQTFFSVDVVWLGKRRDVVHIEYGIEPHTFPEIFSPDKSAKYMLIVPANYVKEKGIKKGMRASFSGI; this is encoded by the coding sequence ATGAAGTTATTTACTTTGTCTCTCATATTCACAATATTTTTGGCATCAGTTTTTTCTTTGCCAACCATGGCGGTTACAAACAATTCAAGCGTAACCATAAATGATGCAAAGATTTTTGTGGATGTCGCAGATACGCCACTGTTGAGAATAAGACACATAAACGGCAGATATTATCTGAAAAAAGATTCAGGAGTGTTTCTTATTTTTGATAAAGAACAAAAGTATGGGTTCTTGGCGACACAAACATTTTTTTCTGTAGATGTGGTTTGGTTGGGTAAAAGGAGAGATGTCGTTCACATAGAATACGGCATTGAACCACATACATTTCCCGAAATTTTTTCTCCCGACAAGTCTGCAAAATATATGTTGATAGTCCCTGCTAATTATGTAAAAGAAAAGGGAATAAAGAAGGGGATGAGGGCAAGTTTCTCAGGTATTTAA
- a CDS encoding pitrilysin family protein, with protein MVKVEKLKNGSTFIFEEIPDTKLVTVMVGVSVGSNNETEEENGLAHFFEHMCFKGTEKYKTPAELLSIISTLGVANASTSNDITDYYIKGLAKNLEEIIDVTSEMFIRSKFPVDELEKEKGVILQEYNMHEDNDYSKVEQLLVEQLFKGTPAGREIIGTKENIKRFSRDDFVAFLEKHYNTANAIITIVGDVKYEDAKRLTEQYFADIRKGPKSIKEEIKPARDTDNIVFNKKDREQITLNLGVPSVKRADKNYYSAKLLAKILAGGFSSRLWKELREKGSYCYDVCSIQFGYADYGHFTVDTKIEPDKLKEVMKIIIRELKKLKEEEVGAEELARFKESMIVAVNLKNENRFGGRPRKYMRDYVNLGVIEMPEETIEKIQKINSAEIKEVANKLLTKDKVKLAVVGPLNQELKPEIESILNEL; from the coding sequence ATGGTAAAAGTAGAAAAACTAAAAAACGGCTCCACATTTATCTTTGAGGAAATACCTGACACAAAACTGGTAACGGTCATGGTGGGAGTTTCTGTTGGTTCAAACAACGAAACAGAGGAAGAAAATGGATTGGCTCATTTTTTTGAGCACATGTGCTTCAAGGGGACTGAGAAATATAAAACACCTGCCGAACTTTTGAGTATCATAAGTACTTTAGGTGTTGCTAATGCTTCAACAAGTAATGACATAACAGATTATTATATTAAAGGTCTCGCAAAAAATCTTGAGGAAATAATTGATGTAACATCAGAGATGTTTATCAGGTCAAAATTCCCCGTTGATGAACTTGAAAAAGAAAAAGGGGTGATTTTACAGGAATACAATATGCATGAAGATAACGACTATTCAAAAGTTGAACAATTATTGGTAGAACAATTATTCAAAGGAACGCCTGCAGGAAGAGAAATAATTGGAACAAAAGAAAATATAAAGAGGTTTTCAAGGGATGATTTTGTCGCATTTTTAGAAAAACACTACAATACTGCTAATGCGATAATAACCATAGTTGGTGATGTTAAGTATGAAGATGCCAAAAGATTGACCGAACAATACTTCGCAGACATAAGGAAGGGTCCAAAATCAATAAAAGAGGAGATAAAACCTGCAAGAGATACAGACAACATAGTATTTAATAAAAAAGATAGAGAACAAATCACACTTAATTTAGGGGTTCCATCTGTAAAAAGAGCAGATAAAAACTATTACTCTGCAAAACTTTTAGCAAAAATATTGGCTGGGGGGTTCTCTTCTCGTCTATGGAAAGAATTGAGAGAGAAAGGAAGTTATTGCTATGATGTGTGCTCAATCCAATTCGGATATGCAGATTATGGACATTTTACAGTAGATACAAAAATAGAACCTGATAAATTAAAAGAAGTAATGAAGATAATAATAAGAGAATTGAAAAAATTAAAAGAAGAGGAAGTTGGCGCAGAGGAATTGGCGAGATTCAAAGAATCAATGATAGTGGCAGTAAATTTGAAGAATGAAAATAGATTCGGTGGAAGACCAAGAAAATATATGAGAGATTATGTTAATTTGGGTGTAATAGAGATGCCAGAAGAAACCATAGAAAAAATACAAAAAATCAATTCGGCTGAAATTAAAGAAGTGGCAAACAAATTACTAACAAAAGACAAAGTGAAACTTGCTGTTGTGGGACCACTCAATCAAGAATTAAAGCCCGAGATTGAGAGCATATTGAACGAGTTGTAA
- a CDS encoding DNA adenine methylase gives MGRLNRHIFEEKRKRLLQCLESKKTKYKRLSLSPIRYAGGKSLAVGHIIEAMPPVKRIISPFFGGGSIEIALAQKLDIEIIACDINKPLVNYWQYQINQPKRLYAELKKLKPTKLEYEKIKKILKEWKNGEIKLTKLEQATYFFFNHNLSYGPSFIGWASSVYLNETKYNKMIEKVRDFKANIKITCEPFENLFFKYKKDFFYCDPPYFLKTDDETSKMFNGIYPERNNPIHHKSFNHELLRDLLNNHKGGFILSYNNCSKSREYYKRYKLKYPSWQYTMGQGETRISKVLKNRDIKNKNSHIKMSHEILVISN, from the coding sequence ATGGGAAGGCTGAATAGGCATATCTTTGAAGAAAAGAGAAAAAGATTATTACAATGTCTTGAAAGCAAAAAGACAAAGTATAAGAGATTGTCACTTTCTCCGATTAGATATGCAGGTGGAAAAAGTTTGGCTGTTGGTCATATTATAGAAGCAATGCCACCAGTAAAAAGAATTATATCTCCATTTTTTGGTGGTGGTAGTATTGAAATAGCATTGGCGCAAAAATTAGATATTGAAATAATTGCTTGCGATATAAACAAACCTCTAGTTAATTATTGGCAATATCAGATAAATCAACCCAAAAGACTTTATGCTGAACTTAAAAAATTAAAACCAACAAAATTAGAGTATGAAAAAATTAAAAAAATTTTAAAAGAATGGAAAAATGGGGAAATAAAGCTAACAAAATTAGAGCAAGCAACTTATTTCTTTTTTAATCATAATTTATCATATGGTCCTTCTTTTATAGGTTGGGCATCGAGTGTATATTTAAATGAGACAAAATATAACAAAATGATAGAGAAAGTAAGGGACTTTAAAGCAAATATAAAAATAACTTGCGAGCCTTTTGAAAATTTATTTTTTAAATATAAAAAAGATTTCTTTTATTGTGATCCCCCTTATTTTTTAAAGACTGATGATGAAACAAGTAAAATGTTTAATGGCATATATCCTGAAAGAAATAACCCAATACATCACAAATCTTTTAATCATGAATTATTAAGAGATTTATTAAATAACCACAAAGGAGGCTTCATTTTATCTTACAATAATTGTTCCAAGAGTAGAGAATATTATAAAAGATATAAGTTAAAATATCCTTCATGGCAATACACAATGGGGCAGGGAGAAACAAGAATATCAAAGGTTTTAAAAAATAGAGATATAAAAAATAAAAATTCTCATATTAAAATGTCTCATGAAATTTTAGTCATATCAAATTAA